A region of Diospyros lotus cultivar Yz01 chromosome 3, ASM1463336v1, whole genome shotgun sequence DNA encodes the following proteins:
- the LOC127797804 gene encoding stearoyl-[acyl-carrier-protein] 9-desaturase, chloroplastic-like — translation MALRLYQSPKLPSFSRLQSGNLRSQRVSMASTLNSAPRMVEDLQKPFNPPKEVHVQVTHSMPPQKIEIFKSLEDWAEDNILVHLKPVEKCWQPSDFLPDPALEGFDDQVKELRERSKEIPDDYFIVLVGDMITEEALPTYQTMLNTLDGVRDETGASPTSWAIWTRAWTAEENRHGDLLNKYLYLSGRVDMRQIEKTIQYLIGSGMDPRTENSPYLGFIYTSFQERATFISHGNTARLAKEYGDLKLAQICGTIAADEKRHETAYTKIVEKLFEIDPDATMLALADMMRKKISMPAHLMYDGQDNNLFEHFSAVAQRLGVYTAKDYADILEFLVGRWNVEKLTGLSGEGRKAQDYVCGLAPRIRKLEERAQSRAKPASTVPFSWIFGKEIKL, via the exons ATGGCTCTGAGACTATATCAATCCCCTAAGCTGCCGTCCTTTTCTCGACTCCAATCGGGAAATCTCAGATCTCAGAGAGTTTCCATGGCGTCTACTCTTAACTCGGCTCCTCG GATGGTTGAAGATCTACAAAAGCCTTTTAATCCTCCCAAAGAGGTGCATGTGCAAGTGACGCATTCCATGCCTCCACAGAAGATTGAGATCTTCAAATCCTTGGAAGATTGGGCCGAGGATAACATCTTAGTGCATTTGAAGCCAGTGGAGAAATGTTGGCAACCTAGCGATTTTCTGCCAGACCCGGCCTTAGAAGGCTTTGATGACCAAGTAAAAGAGCTGAGGGAAAGATCAAAGGAAATCCCGGATGACTATTTCATTGTATTGGTTGGAGATATGATCACAGAAGAAGCACTTCCAACTTATCAAACTATGCTCAACACTTTAGATGGTGTTCGAGATGAGACAGGTGCAAGCCCCACGTCTTGGGCTATTTGGACGAGGGCATGGACAGCTGAAGAAAATAGACATGGTGATCTTCTTAACAAATACCTTTACCTTTCTGGACGGGTTGACATGAGGCAAATTGAGAAAACAATTCAGTACCTGATAGGATCTGGAATG GATCCACGGACGGAGAACAGTCCCTATCTAGGTTTCATATATACCTCGTTTCAAGAGAGAGCAACCTTCATTTCCCATGGAAACACTGCTAGGCTTGCCAAGGAGTATGGAGACTTGAAACTGGCACAGATATGTGGTACAATTGCAGCAGATGAGAAGCGACATGAAACTGCTTACACCAAGATCGTTGAGAAGCTTTTCGAGATAGACCCAGATGCCACCATGTTGGCCCTTGCTGACATGATGAGAAAGAAAATCTCAATGCCAGCCCACTTGATGTACGATGGTCAGGACAACAACCTGTTCGAACACTTCTCTGCTGTTGCACAGCGGCTTGGAGTGTACACCGCCAAGGACTATGCTGACATTTTGGAATTTTTAGTTGGAAGATGGAACGTCGAGAAGTTGACAGGTCTTTCTGGCGAGGGCCGAAAAGCGCAAGATTATGTATGCGGGTTGGCTCCGAGGATTAGAAAATTGGAGGAGCGAGCTCAGAGCAGAGCCAAGCCAGCATCAACTGTTCCTTTCAGCTGGATCTTTGGCAAGGAAATTAAGCTCTGA
- the LOC127797808 gene encoding uncharacterized protein LOC127797808: MGLSSNPPSSHYQTHKFFLFCNYILLGAASSCIFLTLSLRLIPSVCGFLVILLHALTIAGAVSGCAAVSSGASRWYGAHMVATVLTAIFQGSVSVLIFTNTGDFLGKLKSYVRQEDGAVILKLAGGLCVVIFCLEFVVLTLAFFLKIYAVTDSGDSVKRSAKVQQDEEEMKNWPWPFQV; the protein is encoded by the coding sequence ATGGGTTTGTCTTCCAACCCACCAAGCTCACACTACCAAACCCACAAATTCTTCCTATTCTGCAACTACATCCTGCTGGGCGCCGCCTCCAGCTGCATCTTCCTGACGCTCTCGCTGCGCCTCATCCCCTCCGTCTGCGGCTTCCTGGTCATCCTCCTCCACGCCCTCACCATAGCCGGAGCCGTCTCGGGCTGTGCCGCCGTCTCCTCGGGGGCCAGCCGTTGGTACGGGGCCCACATGGTGGCCACCGTCCTCACCGCCATATTCCAGGGCTCGGTCTCGGTGCTGATCTTCACCAACACCGGTGACTTTCTGGGAAAGCTGAAATCGTACGTTAGGCAAGAAGATGGGGCGGTGATACTGAAACTTGCGGGCGGGTTGTGTGTGGTGATCTTCTGCTTGGAGTTCGTGGTGCTGACGCTGGCGTTTTTCTTGAAGATCTACGCGGTCACTGACAGCGGGGATTCAGTGAAGAGGAGTGCCAAGGTGCAGCAGGATGAGGAGGAGATGAAGAATTGGCCATGGCCATTccaagtttaa